From Anastrepha obliqua isolate idAnaObli1 chromosome 3, idAnaObli1_1.0, whole genome shotgun sequence:
aaataactgttaaacaccGAAGCATGCAAACACAAATTAAGTTGGCTAGAAAAGCTACAGTGCCAAAAGGTACACAGGTATTAAGAAAACACAACAAAAGCGTTAAAAAATATACGAAGTGGTCTCAATACAAGTTTCTATTCAAGTCCTAAATAGCACCGAAATTTTGACACAGTCAGTGAGTATTTTAGCTATGtggcacaaaatttgaaaaatattgtaaacttTCCAAAATGGCTGCTGTATTACAGCAACAGTGAGTTTATTTACAGAATTTGCGCCCATTGGCGAATGAGAAAAGTTGCTATGGCTCGCGAACCTTACGTTTAATACATACGCAAGCGAGAGTGTGCCTATAGTGTTGGAGAGTGTGCAATGAGATCTGTAAAAATCGACGCGCCACTAGCAACACTTCACCCAACCGACTAATGAGAATTTTACACAAAAGAGCGAGTAATGCCCAGCTTCATTATCACTTTTCAATTTATGGCTTAAGGGGGTAAGtccatgtaaaatttaaaaaaaatcgaatttttttcgatatttcgaaagtttagtatcttaggaatatactgtgaaattttcatgcggaaattcctaatattatagaTTCTATAGCCCATTAGTAGAGAgcagtccgcgcgctcctgtacctcaaactttaaactcttttatctcgaaactgtatttttaaatactgctcgtgttgtaactcaaaaagttatcgactgATTTGTTTGAAGTTGGTGGGGCCTTTCTGTACATTACTATCGGAAGGATAAGCCttaaatttcagatatttcgcgttgataaattactttttggggggttaaaaatgtcaataaaaagcCCCAAATTCTGACTTCTTTTTCAAAGGCttatattgtaattaattttatacttgttttttaattttataggttcATCCTTTTCgttaatatgttaaaaaaaatcattttaattttttggtttcacatcgatagattaagagtaataaatagagcTGTTTAGGACCTCGCGCCGTAGGCAGCCTGCAAGAAATGATCCTGCCTTATGCAACTGTTTTTGATCCTGTTTCTTAAACTAAGGTttgaaatctttcaaaaaatcgcaatatgctgttataaaattttactccCATGTCATCGTgggtgcaaaaaaaaagaattcttttGTCGAGCGATGAAATGtaccgaaaaaataataattttcctttatttcatCATTGAACAGAAACTTGTGTTTGGATGACCCTTTAAATATGAAGCATTACAAAACTACTGGAGATATTAAAGCTCATTTTGAAAATGTGGAAAAgcgaaattttattgtatttctatTCAGCTTAAAAATCGCAAAGCGTGCACATGCTTTTAAAtgattcctttttattttttttcacgatttttatgactaagtaaatatgtttatatgcCATACATGCTTTTATGGATTTTGGATTCGGTTCTACTGCATAAATTGACTCGAAACTGCCTAactgtattataaatatttatatgtatatatgtacatactcataTATTAGTCACTGTATATAAATGGACTATATTTTGTTAACAGAAAAATTTGTTCTAAACATTCCTTTCATATCTTGGCATGCAGTAAAATACAACTAATAAGTCCTTTGTGAGATATTTTTCTATACAATTCGATATTTgactatttttaaaagtaactaAATGGATAACTTTAAGACAGACTTAAAACGAGCATAGGTTTGAAAATAAGTTCTATACAAACCATAAATTCGTATCGAGTGACAAAtagattttggaaaatatttatctGTAATACTTGCCCTTTGATACTGTCGAGCCAAACATTCTGTGCTGCGAATGCTGGCTCCATTCATGTGTGTACTTGccttaattaaaaatgaaatcgtTATGAATATCGAGAATATGAACATGCCACCTAAACCGTATAGTTGGAGTGTTCGACGACCAGTGCGATCCATCAGCGGTATTGCGATGAGCGTCATCAACACCTGCGTGGTAtttgagcaaaacaaaaaaaagcaaaacagaaaACCACAAAAACAGAAGAAATGTGTTAGTCACGAAAAattacatttcaaatcaaatatttttgtaattcaaaCCATTATTGCGCCAATGCCTATCGTTGAGAATTTGGCACTCTCATCCGTTAGGCCGGAGCTCATGAACAACGACGTTGAGTAGTAAAGCACCGCATTGATACCGCTAAACTGTTGACTCAGCTGCATCACAATGCCGATTATCAATGGCGGCCGCAGTGTGGGCGAGCAGATTAGTTCCATGGTGGACATGTGGCTTTCGGACTGTTGAGCGCGCTCTTCAGCGCGCATCTCCTCGATGTCTTCCTCCACCGAACTCGAGGCGCGTAGTCGTCGCAGCGCTGTGGTGCAGCGATTTTTggaaagcaattaaaaattaaaaaaaaaaaaattttatgaattttcgaaTGCATTTTGCAgtctaatttgtttttgttttcgttgccATGTTACTAAAGTAGCTTACCTCTTCTGGCTTCCTCTTCCCATTGTTTCGTGATGAGCAGATATCTGGGCGATTCCGGGCACACCGGCAGTAATATTAATTGCAATATTGCTGGACATATGGCTAGGCCAAGTAAAACTGGCCAGCCTTCATTAGTTCCTAAAATTTGTTCGATTCCCAGCACTTGGGATAGTAGTAAACCTATTGTCACAGCCAATTGATTTACGGTACCTAATCCACCGCGTAAGTTCAGTGGCGCTATTTCGGAGATATACATTGGCACCAACGATGTATTAAGACCTACAAGCAACACAGTGGGTATAAATTGCTCAATATTCagctaaatttataaatacaatttctcttatttttttatttccaactcACCGCAATTAACACCAATAATAAATCGGCCGAGGAATAACATTTCATAGGAATGACTAACTTTGGTAAAACCCATTAGACAAGCACCCGATATGCCAAGcacattatttaataataaccCGCCTTTTCTGTAACATTCAAATGGGGCGAAAAGTACGAATTTATCAGTTATCTCATCCGCATGAATACTAAGCACTTTGCTCACCTGCCAAAGCGATTGGCCATCCAACCGCCGCTGAAACCGCCCAACATGCCGCCAATGGCGAATATCGACACCGCCACCGAGTACAGCTGCTGTATGAACTCCTCACTAATGTCCTCGCCATAGCGATCCTTGTACACATCCTTCATGAAGTTCTCGATATTCCGCTCGGGCGCATTTATCACACCGGTATTGTAGCCGAACTGCAGCATGCCCAGCACCGCCGAGAATATCGAGTACGTTAGGAAGAAGGTAAGACCCTGCGAAAGAGAGAGCGAGCAGAAACACAAATTGGCAACGTAAATTTGGCTTTTCTAAGATAATTCATGAAATGTGCGCAGAGGAATATACAAAAGAATTTGAGTGCTGTACTCAATTAAGtacgaataaagaaaaaataaattaaaaatgttcaaaattgtATGCCAAGTAGGTTGAACCGATTGTGTTCGAGAATATTGAgtatggtttatttttttttttttgaaatgatacaaatacaatgcaaatcataaaaaaattaagcggtTTTGTGGAatgctggttgttgttgttgtagcagcataaacattcgcatacaaatatatgcgaGCAATGCGGCTGAAACGGCAGTCCAAGACCGGATAAATAGAtgaggaactatttgcatttgctgGTCGTTGGAGGTGTAccaccgaggccgcggcggtcatttggcctaTATTTTGTTCCGTatataattgagccataccagtattatcataataaagagaaatgacaataatttcgtaaaaaaattgtattttattcaaaatcaacaccggcccttgaaacttaaccaaccTTTATAAATCCAGGTGGTACAGGCtacgtagaaccgattgtcgtGCGAACGGTGGAATActggttgttgctgctgttgtagcagtaactgtGGAATACTGGTCATATAGCCTGATTGCCAAATTGTGAGCAAATATCTatgatcaacttttttttgtcttttttataCAGTACCTTAGAGTTTAAAATTGTAAGCTACATCTAGGAGATCTACGCCATAGCAACAATGGCCTTCAGCTGAATCAGCTGTAGAATTCAACCAgtgcatttttaaatactagCGAGTGGATATATTTGCAAGtaggtaaaaacaaaagtttgacTGTTTTAGGCTCTGCGAAAGTGCTTCAGTTTTCAACCACCCCCATCTATAAATCAGACACAAAGTTAGTGAAGAACCTACACAGTGATGGAATGCTGGTATAGCTGCGCCAAAAGAACGTGGGCAATTCATAACAAAATTGCTAAGGGAAGTGGCAGAAAGCTTATGCTGATTGATAGTCGTTAGGGTTTAGGTATTCAGGCGCTagggaatgaaaatttttattagtggCGCGAAATATTAAGCTCATCAGGAAGTGGATACAAAAGAATAAAGACACCACTTCAACAGCAGACAGAACTAGGTTCTATGGACTAAGAACACAAAGTAAAAACGTAGagctaaattaaaatttattcattgtAATGCTTTCGCTTTATTACACAAGTACAGCAAATTTTATATACAgattcgaaataaacaaaaaaacgcgATTTGAGCAGGACAAAATAGCGTCACACACTTCCAACGCATCTATGTAATGACATCATGGAATTTTAAATgggtaggtagaagtggcagtagatatttaaaccaactcacttagagcGTTGCCaatccattgtgatgccacagTAGCAGTTTACTTGCCACTgctcgttaaaccattttgttaaGTGCAAAtccattgatctggctgacacttatatCCTTAAGGTCTTTAGTATCATTCAAGGACGATGAGCTAAAGTATCTAAACTTAATGGCATGCCGCGAAGGAAAGTGACAGAGAAGATATGTGACAGACTCTTCTTCCGCCTTGACGGATTGAGTAGTGCCTTTGAGCACCTAGACGTCCCATTATgtccaaattatttttgtagctTTACATGACAGACCATCAACTCATCTCGTGTAGGCTGAAGTGACAACGCTACTTGCAGCACACAGTTTATAGGTTGAGAGGAGTATGCCCACCATCTCCATACTAAGAGGGAGGTGAGTAGTAGCGTCCGCTCTCGCGGGCCAATTCCTTGGTACTCAACCATACCCTGGGACCTATACTAAATGGATGCAATCTCGTTAAGAGTTGCTCGGCATTTAcgagcaatgatggaattagtgaAAACTCCATCAAAAGATTTAAGCACCTTTTCGTTATCGGAGTCTCTAAAGGTGACTAGTTTTGTTTAAAGATTTTTCTTGCTCATATACATAGATGAGTAGCATGAGATAGAGACAGGTCCAAGGACGATCATGTCAGTGAATACACTTCACTCAAAGCTATGTTGACAGACTTTGAAGGGCATGCATCTTTAGTTAATTACCATCTTCACTAAGTGTTGTTCAGTTGCGTAATTGAATACCTGTAGTCACCTATATATTTATGACGAAGGGCTTCGACTGACTCGTGAGACCAGTGTTACGTGGAGCAAGTAGACATTTAATTTTCTGGCGACCAAACTCCTATTTTTTTAGAATCGAGCAGGACATACTCAACATGCATATGTCCTGCGTGTGGGATCCCTTCCAGTGGGGCTCAATATGTCTTTACTTGCCTTCCTAAGCCAGCTCATTAAAGATCTGCTGCCGTCCTGTCGAAACGGCTTGTTCTTTGTTCTATTGTTAGACGATATTGAGAATAGTAGCATTTGCCGGAACGAACCggatttttgtatattatatctAGCCAAGCACTTTCATTTCGATAACATTTCTTAAAATTGTAAAGGAACTATttcgtgatgaaaaatgggtgtatttctccaatcccaagcgtaaccgatcgtatggtccgcccggccacaagccaaaaacaatggCCAAACCAAGTCGCTTCGGCcccaaggcaatgctgtgtgttttctaggatcagcgtggtatgatttggtacgagctattaaaaccaggtgaatcAGTTGACGGTGcgcgctaccaacgacaattggccgatttgagcagcgctatacaccgaaatcgcccagaatatgccgatcggcgtcaccaAGTAATTTTTCtggatgacaatgcaccgccacatcgaacaagagcgacccgggaattggtggagacgtacgattgggagccgctggtgcatgcggcttactcaccagacttgacgccttccgattatcatttgtttgcagcgatgggccacgcactttccgagcagcgcttctaTTCTCACGAAGAAACCAAAAAGTGGCTCGATGaatggtttgcggccaaagacggccaatttttttggcgcggcatccacaaattgcctgagagatgggaaaaatgtgtcgctagcgatggctattattttgaagattaaatttgtaaccattttttgttaatcaacgtttgaaattgaaaaaaagtctttgAATCATTGAAGAGCCTTAATGAAGTACGTCTTGGTTCTTCACCACGGAGGTATGCTAAGCGGTAAACCTGGTAGACTTTCCTTCAAAGGCAACTCCAATTTGTTGATTTCGAAGAAATTGTATCGAGCAGTCGGGGTGGGGTTGCTTTCAACTACGATAGCAAAAAAggtatttttaatgaattgactTTGACTTAATTAAGTTTGACTATTGCCATCTTACCGGATAAAAGTCTCAATTAGTTCTTAAATAGTAATCGCTTTCCCACAATCACCCAGTTAcagttattttatatacattcaCGTTTCCACGAAATAAAGCAAAGggcaaatcaaattttaaactaaGTATTTTAAGTAgctgaaacaaaaatatatggaaaacatttataaaaaataaaaatgcaaatcaagttaaaaaattacataattctTTATTTGTGCTTTTACATGagacttttgaatttaaataggttgaaatatatttcataacacaaatataaaaaataaataaatattaagaaaaggaAATGTCTATCTAATAATAAACCAACTAAGATTATGAAGAAGCGGTCTGTATTGGTAAATGCCATTATGCGCAAAACTTTGGTCCTACATAAATGTAAGCGAGTGTAGTTGCTAATTGATTTTTACTCGAATGCAGTTGTTGTGTGAAAttcagaattttcaattttgcattttcgcACGCATAATGAGATTTGTCATTTTGTTGTACATGAATATAAATGAAATTCAAGTATTAATTACACAACATGGCAAATAATTTAAGCTACAAACTTGTTCTAAAAGTCTTAGCTTCCGTCTGTGTGTGTGCTCCTCCAGTCTGTCGACGTATTCGCGCAGCTCTTCGATTTCTTCTTTGACTTGTTGCACGGTGTCCAATTCGTGTTTAATTGCAACCATGTCCCGTTTCACCTGAAATATTTGGTGTAAATGTAgtaattaatgaaatttcgatatttttattgtatatttttgatattaagtTATTTGCGCTCTATTGTTTACTCAAAATATGCCTAAAATGTATAAGGAAGAGTTTAATGTAGTTAATAATATGTAATTCCGAGCAAATGCCTCTGATATATCAATACGAATCCCTATGACAAATGTAGTGAGTTGAAATCAACTGTGAATTGTAAAAACGCTTGCCACTGAAaccataattttataatttacacAGTTTATTagcctttttttaaaaactggCGCTTACGGccttttattgggtgtttgtcAGAGCTCTTCTTGATCTTTGTGGTGCGCCTGGGATCTACAGTCTTATGTCATCTCTAAACCGCAgtcggtttttttttatgaggagctcatGCAAACCTAATAACGAATCTATGCAaaaacagaaatacactcggaggtttgccactgcctgtcGAGGGACGACTGcaattagaaacaatttttttctatagtttggtgtttcatgcctggGTTTTCGAACACAGCCATTACTGAATGGGCATACATGCTCGAACCCATTCGCTTACAGCAACTGGTATTACATAAACTCAAAACCTATAGCGATTCCACCATTGATGGAACCGCAGCTTTCATCCTATGctgttaataataaaattaagcttgctgatttttgtattgtaattcTATACAATCGACTCTCTCGAcgtaaatatcaggtcagtctatAAGTTCGTGCGGATTTTACGCATAATTTCACttatgtacgatttttgcatacaaaaaattattcgcggaatataacggaactatttatattttctttgatataatgcgcattcaacaagtgattttaatcgcggatagaagcacgtgatgttaaagaataaaatggaatcttcgaacgcgtataagaggcatattttggatttttttttataaaagtagtaaaaatgcaacaactgctgctgcagaaataaacactgttcacggagaggataccgctCAAagattaaattcatcgcatggaacagctcacaggcacctggttcagttgggaaaggtttcaaagctgggaaaatgggttccgcatagactttccgtcgccaaccttcagcggagagtgaatgtgtgttctcagctgcttcaacggcttgaaaatgaaagttttttgaaccgtatcgatactggtgatgaaaaatgggtctttTACAATAGTCCTGTTCGCAAACGgtaatggttagataaagatgaaacaccagaaccctAAAGATGGCCCtaaccccaagaagattctcctgtctatttggtgggatatggccggtattgtttattatgaagttctggaaccaaaccagccgataactgctgattattgctcccatcagctatcaaacctgaatgaggcacttaaaaaaaatcgaccgtctttagcaaatagacgcaaagttttgtttcaccacgacaacgcaagacctcacaccacaaggcaaacattaggcaagctgaacgagctcggatgggagctaatgccgcatccaccatactctccggatattgcaccttgtgattatcaccttttccgtggacttcaatcccttATGAGAAACAAgtactactcctcaaaagaagctataaaaagggatatcgaagcgtattttggctccaagaacaaacaattttttgagcagggaattaaaaatttgcctaaacgttgggaagacattgtaaataatgaaggaaaatataatattgattaataaatactttaaacatcttttttgttaattttaaaacctcctttaaaaaacgcacgaacttatggactgacctgatatttacaaattaaggGGCTACATGGCATGGCATAGGCCTATTGGATATTATTAAATACTCATAAAGGTAATAAACTGACATATTTAGGTAAGAACGACGATAGCAGTGGTTTCATTGAAGATTCTAATAAGACAAGGACAATAAGATAAGGTCAAGTTTCCGTAGTACTGACAAATACTAAAATAGTAGGCAAATGTTCTTTTTCTAAGacaattttgaagttttttaagctTCATATTCCGTAGACTTTGTAAAATAGAAATGTAGTATAATCAAGATTTTTTCACcagttttatataatatttatctcCTTTTTATATGTACCCCTTTCTCTATCTCGCTCTTTGTCTCTATATCTATCCTGTTCTTATACTTACCCATTTTTATCTTTAAATTTATCTCTTACTTTATTTCTAtccttatctttatctttatctttatctgtatctttatctttatctgtatctttatctttatctttatctttatctttatctttatctttatctttatctttatctttatctttatctttatctttatctttatctttatctttatctttatctttatctttatctttatctttatctttatctttatctttatctttatctttatctttatctttatctttatctttatctttatctttatcttaagCTTtacctttatctttatctttatcttctcCTCATACCACCTACGAAATATTTGCACTCTTTACCTCACCAAAATTAACAAGATGACGGAATCCCTAAAAATTTCGTGTGCCGCGCcacaaaatatttcatgaatGAAGTTTGCCTAGGACACTGGCTTGAAGTTTGTTGCAGAGTGTTATGTGTAAAATGCAGATTTTACTACTTGAGTGcctaataaatactttttgtgcGTGCGAGTAGCATTTGTAGGtagttgcattttttaattaagactAAACGAGAACTGAAAGGGGTTAACAACTTTAGCTGCCAATAGAGCTACATTTGagttaatttatatataaaaatgcatagAATACAGATATATGCACAGCAGGTCAACTCATACTTTTTCACCACTTACCTCAGATACCTCACTTTGACAACTCTCCACGGATTTGGTCAGCTCTTGTAGCTGTGTACGTATTTCACACAAGGCGACTGTCGTCTCCAAGTGTCGATCGCCTCTTTGAAGCTCATCCAGTTTGGCTGATAAATTTAAACTCATTATTGATACCTGCTTTTGCAAACTACCAGCATTCAAGTGACAATGTGACATGGCGACAATCGGGCGGGCGGTCATTCAAACGCAATGAACGCAATTGCATGTTATTAATTTGATTGGCGATCCAGATGGTTGGTCGTAAATGTGGCAGTTGGTCATGTCATAAAATTTCAGTTACAGTTGAGCAAATTGTCACAACCACACATGCACATCCATCATTGCAATTGTATATGTGAAGATATTAT
This genomic window contains:
- the LOC129240059 gene encoding uncharacterized protein LOC129240059; the encoded protein is MSLNLSAKLDELQRGDRHLETTVALCEIRTQLQELTKSVESCQSEVSEVKRDMVAIKHELDTVQQVKEEIEELREYVDRLEEHTHRRKLRLLEQVCSLNYLPCCVINT